The DNA sequence TGAGGTAACAAAATTCTGGCGTACATTGGCTGAACGACAAATAACAAAAATGCACTAATGACAATAGTAATTAAAAAATGTGTTCTCACGCTAAAAAACCAAATTAAAAAACAGAATTAAAAAAAGAAAAGATACGACGGAAGTAATTGAATGATATAACGAAGAAGGTATTGAGTGATATAAGTTTGTGCTTTTTTAAAGGGATAGAACCTATTGTCCCTAAAAACAAGAAAGCGAACCCTAAGGTTCGCCTCTTTTTGCTTATGTTTTACCAATTTATACTCTTTGGATTAGAGTTTACTCTGCTACGACACAGCGTCTTTGTTCTTATTTTGATAGTACTTATACAGCCCAATAATTGAGGCAGCTATCCAAAATAGTTCGATAACAAAGCTCGCTAAGTTGAAGTTGTAACAAAGGCTGATAAGCAACAAAATTGCCCCAGTTAAGTTCATTAAATTGTAAGTTAGGCCCGTTGGTGGGACTTTATCTAACTGCAATAAAAAGAACGCGCCGACAACTAAAAAAGTGCCAGACATACCTATGACGTCAAAAATGATGTCAATCATTTCAACTAACTCCGGAAATTTTCAATGATCCAAGAGGGCTGGCCCAATTCCGTGGGAAGGATCATTCTCAGTCCATGAAACAGCGTATCTTTGTGAGAGGACATCTTGTCCTCTAAAGAACCGGGTCGAGGGGACCCGCTGTTCGAAGGGAGAAGTATATCAAGCCTCCAAATTAAACTGCAAGAAGATTTTTAAGCA is a window from the Psychrosphaera ytuae genome containing:
- a CDS encoding CBU_0592 family membrane protein, which produces MIDIIFDVIGMSGTFLVVGAFFLLQLDKVPPTGLTYNLMNLTGAILLLISLCYNFNLASFVIELFWIAASIIGLYKYYQNKNKDAVS